The genomic window CATGACCACTGCAAGCAGTGGAATGCTGGCGCCGAGGCTGTCGTGCGCCATTTCGACTTCCTCAATCGACGTAGCCTGCTCGCCAAGGCCTAGTACGACGAGGTCGACCACGGCGCCCCACTTCATGGCTTTCGACAGATCTGCGAGCGAAGAAAAAATCTCGGCTTCGCTTGATACTTTCGACAACATTTCTTGAATGATTGCTGAAGGGCGGGGTCCAACGATAGCGATGTTCATGCACCGGATGATTCCTTTGGTTTGCTTTTTCCGCATTGCAAACGCGAGGATTCGAAAGTATTGAACAGTTGTTTTTTACATTTTGTTTAAAAGGTCACAGATCATGAACAGGCTTACCAGAACTCTTACCGCGTTGGGAGATTTTGGTAGATTTGGATGTTGCAATTCGACAAGAATCTAGAGAGAAACTTGGGAGAAATGATGCGTATCGCCTTGCTTGAAGATGAATTGCCGCAAATGCAATTGCTGGTCGCCACCCTGGAGACGATGACTGTGGCCGGTTACGAAAACACGAGCTGCGAGCAGTTCACCGACGGCGAGATGCTCCGGACGGCGCTGCGAACCGATTCGTTCGACCTGCTGATCCTCGACTGGAACGTGCCGGGGCTGGATGGGCTGGAACTCTTGCGATGGCTGCGCGACTACCGCCGATTGACCGTACCGGTCATCATGCTCAGCGCCCGCGGTGCCGAGCGGGATGTGGCCGAGGCACTCAGCGCAGGCGCCAATGACTATGTGATCAAACCTTTCAGGCCGATCGAGTTGGTCGCGCGCGTCAAACGTTTTCGCACGCCGCAGGAAACCGCAAAAGGCTGGGTGGAAACGATCGGCGAATGGAAGTTTTTCCACGAGAGCGCTACCGTAATCCGTGCCGGTTTGCCTCCGCAGCTTTTTACGTTGAGCGAACGTGAATTCAGTTTGGCGATCGCCCTGTTTCGCAACCTGGGACGGGTCGTCTCGCGCTTCTATTTGCTGGAGGCGACCAACCAGGACGCGCGCTCCAGCAGCACGCGAATTCTGGACAATCAGATCTTCAAGGTGCGCCGCAAACTTTCGCTGGAAACCAACGGGTTGCAGCTCCAGACCATCTATGGGCAGGGTTACCGGCTGGCGCCCAGCCATGCGGCCGAGCCCGATGCGGACAGCTGAAAGAGAGACGCCAAGGCCATCCCGCAGATCACTCCGGCAAGTGATCGTCAGGTGCTTTGCATCAACGCCAGCGCGGAGTCTGGTCCGACCGGCGCAGTCTCGAAGAACCTGAAGCGCGTGTTGCCAATCCGGATGACATCGAGATGCCGCAGCTGACCGGCCTTGACCTTGAAGCCGTTCACGTACAAGCCGTTGCGGCTCGACAGATCGAGGATGCCGGACGTGTACCGCGACATGGCGATGCGCACATGCTGACGACTGACGCGCTCGTCGTACACGACCACGTCACACACAGAGTCGCGGCCGATCACCACGTTATTGGATGGAAGTATGGTCAGCTTGGAAAGACCGTGGTCGAGTTGAATCAGGCTGCGTTTCATGGAGCACCTCTGGAGATGGAGACAGGCACGGACGTCAGGCGACCATCACGCACAACGTGAAAGTCATCGCGACGAGCAGCAGAACGATGTGGACTAAGGTTGTCATGCCGCCATCGTCGAACGCCGGGCCGAAATCAGAGATGCGAAAAAAAGGTTCCGATAGGTTTCAAGTAACACAAAGGCACGCGTCGCGCAGAATGTCACGCAGCCAAATGCTCTACTTCTGAAGCGGGGCCCAAAGGTCTAGCCACATGTGAATCTTCGACACAAACGTGCAGACTGGTAGTGAAGGCGTCGGACTGCTGCGTGTAGCGGGCGACGGATCGACACCACTACGTTCCCTGTTGACTAACGCTCCGGCACGATCGCCTCGGCGTACTCGTACAACGCACCGAGCAGTTCTTCGCCACGCTCGTCTGCACTTTCCGACAAGGCATCGATCTCGGTAAAGAGCATGTCGACGCTGCGGGCGCCGCCCTCGCCTTCGAGCAACCGCGCCGCGCGATGCGCTTCCCAACGCTCGGTTTCTTCGGCTGTCAGTGTCTCGGGCCAGTTGCGCGCGCGGTAGCGGAACACGATCTCTTCGAGCCGCGCGTCGTCGAAGCCGACGCGCTCGCGCGCGAGGTCGGCCGGAGACAGGCCGCGCACGCGCAGCAAACGACGACGGTCCGCATCGCCAACAAAGCCGCCGTACAGGTCTTCATCGACGTCAGGAGTCGCCTCTTTGGGCCGCGCATAGACCTGTGGCCAGATCGCGCTCATGTCGGGCAAGCCGCGTGCGATCTCGGCGTTGCGCGAAGCCGCTTCGAGGTCGATGCCCCAGCGTTCGGCCATCGCAGGTGACAGTGTGCGAATCGCGCCCACGACCATCGGCGACTTGTTGAGATGGATGCCCTTGACCGGCAGTCTCACCACGCCTTCCGGCAAGTCTGCAGTGCGCGTGAACAGGCGCAATCGCAACGTTTCGACATCCAGATCGCGCAACTCGGCAGGATCGTATGCAAGATCCCAGGCGATCAGTTCGTTCTTGTTCGTCGGATGGCTCGCGAGCGGCCACATGACGGCCAGGCATCCGCGCTCGGTTGGGAACATGCCCGACACGTGCAGGAAGGGCTTTGCCGTATCACGCGTAGACGGCAGGCCGAGCTCACGCGCGACGCGGTCCTTCTTGTGCAGGCTGAAGGCGAACTCGAAGAGCTTGGGCTGCTTGTCGCGAATCAGGCGCGCCAGCGCGATGGTCGCCCGCACGTCGGACAGCGCATCGTGCGCAGCCTCGTGCAGCAGCCCGTTAGCGCGTGCCAGGTCGCCCAGCTTGAAGCTGGGCTTGCCGTCTTCTTTCTTCGGCCACTCGATGCCGTCCGGGCGCAACGCCCAGGTAAGGCGAACCACGTCGAGCAAATCCCATCTGCCGCAGTCGTTTTGCCACTCGCGGGCGTACGGATCGATCAGGTTCCGCCAGAACATGAAGCGGGTGACTTCGTCGTCGAAGCGGATGGTGTTGTAGCCGACGCCAACGGTACCGGGTTGCGCAAAGGCACGTTCGATCTGCGCCGCAAATTCGTGCTCGGCAATGCCGCGCTCGAGGCACAACTGCGGCGTGATGCCGGTGATCAGGCAGGCCTCGGGACTCGGCAAATAGTCGGGCGCCGGCTTGCAATAGATCATGAGCGGCTCGCCAATTTCATTCAGCTCCGCGTCGGTGCGAATCGCTGCAAACTGCGATGGCCGGTCGCGCCGTGGTACGGCACCGAAAGTTTCGTAGTCGTGCCAAAGAAAGGTGTGGGACATGTCAGAGCAACGGTGAAAAAAGACGAGCGACAGCTTCCCAGAGGCGGCCATGGAAAGTCTGATGGCGGCGGGCACGCACCGCAGCAGAACTGTGCAGATCGGTTTCGAACTGCGCAGCCAGCGGCTTGGCGAGCGCCGGGCCATAGACCACGGCCATCACTTCGAAGTTGAGGCGAAAGCTGCGATTGTCGAAGTTGGCGGTGCCGATCATCGCGCAGTTGTCGTCGACCAGAAGGGTCTTCGAGTGCAGCATGCGCGCCTTGTACTCCCACACCTTGACGCCGGCGGCGATCAACTCGTCGAAGTACGAGCGCGCCGCCGCGCTGACCACCAAACTATCGCTGCGCCGAGGCACCAGCAGGCGCACATCGACACCGCGCAGCGCAGCGCTCGTCAACGCCATGAGCGCCGGCTCGCCCGGCACGAAGTACGGCGTCGTAAGCCATGCGCGCTCGTTTGCCGAATTAATCGCAGACACATGCATGCGATGGATCGCCTCCAATGGGCTGTCGGGCCCACTGGTCACGATTTGCACCGGAATATCGCCTGCCTCGGCGCGCGGTAGCAAGTGCGGCAGGGTGTCGTCCATGTCACGCGGATCTTCGCCGGTCGCGTAGGTCCAGTCTTCGAGAAACGTGGTTTGCAGCCAGCGCACCGCACTGCCCTCGATACGCAAATGCACGTCGTGGTATGCGTCTGCGCGGGTACGCTTGTCTTCCTCGTCGGTGATATTCACGCCGCCGGTGAAACCGGTAAAGCCGTCGCAGACGACGATTTTGCGGTGGGTGCGGTAGTTGATTACCGGACGCAAACGTCGGCCGATGCGCGTGTCATGAAAGAGCGCGACCTTGACGCCCGCCGCGTGCATCGGTGCCATGAACTTGTGGCCGATGCGCTTGGAGCCCAAAGCGTCGAGCAACAGCCGCACCACGACACCTTGCTGCGCCTTGTGCACGAGGAGATCGCGCAGGGCGGTGCCGATGGTGTCGGGCTCGAAGATGTAGTACTCGAGGTGCACATGATCGCGCGCGTTGCGAATGGCTTCGAAGATGGCATCGAAGGTGCGCGCACCGCCAGACAGCAACTCGACATCGGTGGCGCTCGACACCGGCAGGCCGCATGTCGCCGTGCCCAGTCCGGCCATTTGCCGTAACGCAGGCGGGGCGTGCTGGCGTGCTTCGCGAAGCAAGGCGAGGTCGGCCGTGGCGTTGGCACTGGCACGGATTCGCAGACGCTTGAGGCGTTGCTTCTTGAGCCGCTGCGGCCCGAGAAAGTAATAGATGACGAAGCCCGCGAACGGCAGCAGTGCGAGCGACAGTATCCAGCTCATCGTCGACACCGGCGCGCGCTTTTGCATCACGATCCAGATCGACAACACCGCGATGTAGCCGCTCCATGCGAAAGAGAGGCCGGTTTTCCATTCCTGGCTGAGTTCGGGGAGGATCAAAAGATGCGGGCCAAGAACGAGCGGTCAAAAAATGGAGCCGGAAGAACACAAACGAAGAAGGGACCAAGGCAGAAACCGCAAAGGCAGAAACGACAAAGGCCGGGAGCGCATGCTACCGGCCTTTGGAGGCGACGCGACCACGAGGGCCGCGTACAACGTCAAGTCAACGTGTCAGAGTCAACCCGCTGCAGTCTCTTCCGCTTCGGGCTTGGATTTGCCTTCCTTCTTCGACAACGGCTGAATGTCGAGCAGCACTTCGCCCTTGTCATCGACGTCGACCGACAGACGGCCGCCGTCGATCAGGCGTCCGAAGAGCAATTCGTCGGCCAGCGCGCGACGGATCGTGTCCTGGATCAAGCGCTGCATGGGGCGAGCGCCCATCAACGGATCGAAGCCCTTCTTCGCGAGGTGCTTGCGCAACGCATCGCTGAAAGTGACGTCGACCTTCTTCTCGGTCAGCTGCTGCTCGAGTTGCAGCAAGAACTTGTCCACTACGCGCAGGATGACGATTTCATCCAGGGCCTTGAAGCTGACGGTCGCATCCAGACGATTGCGGAACTCCGGCGTGAACAGTCGCTTGATGTCGGCCATCTCATCTCCCGCTTGACGCGGGTTGGTGAAGCCGATGGTCGCCTTGTTCATGGTCTCTGCGCCCGCATTGGTGGTCATCACGATGATCACGTTGCGGAAGTCGGCCTTGCGCCCGTTGTTGTCGGTCAGCGTGCCATGGTCCATGACCTGCAGCAGCACGTTGTAGATGTCCGGATGGGCTTTCTCGATTTCGTCGAGCAACAGCACAGAGTGCGGCTTCTTGGTAACAGCTTCGGTCAGCAGACCGCCTTGGTCGAACCCGACATAGCCCGGAGGCGCACCGATCAGGCGGCTCACCGCATGACGTTCCATGTACTCCGACATGTCGAAGCGAATCAGCTCGATGCCCATGATGTAGGCGAGCTGCTTGGCGGCTTCGGTTTTGCCGACGCCGGTGGGACCGCTGAACAGGAACGAGCCGATCGGCTTGTCTGCACGGCCGAGGCCGGAGCGCGCCATCTTGACCGCGGATGCCAGCACTTCTAGTGCCTTGTCCTGACCGAACACGACACTCTTCAGGTCGCGCTCGATGGTCTGCAGCTTGCCGCGATCGTCATTGCTGACATTGGCAGGCGGAATGCGCGCAATCTTCGCGACGATGTCTTCGACTTCGGTCTTGGTGATGGTCTTCTTGCGCTTGCTCGGCGGCAAGATGCGCTGGGCCGCGCCCGCTTCATCGATGACGTCGATCGCCTTGTCAGGCAAATGACGGTCGTTGATGTACTTCGCGCTCAATTCAGCCGCAGCTTGCAGAGCCGCCACCGCGTACTTGACGCCGTGATGCTCTTCGAAGCGAGATTTCAAGCCCTTCAGGATGTCGACTGTTTCCTGCACGGTCGGCTCGACCACGTCGACCTTCTGGAAGCGCCGCGACAGGGCCGCGTCCTTCTCGAAGATGCCACGGTATTCGGTGAAGGTGGTTGCACCAATGCACTTCAGCTGGCCGCTCGAAAGCGCCGGCTTCAGCAGGTTGGAGGCATCAAGCGTGCCGCCCGACGCAGCGCCTGCACCGATGAGGGTGTGGATCTCGTCGATGAAGAGAATCGCATTTGGCTTGTCCTTGAGCGACTTGAGCACGCCCTTCAGGCGTTGCTCGAAGTCACCGCGGTACTTGGTGCCCGCCAACAATGCACCCATGTCGAGCGAATAAACCTGAGCTTCGGCCAGGATCTCTGGCACTTCGTTCTGGGTAATGCGCCAGGCGAGGCCTTCGGCAATCGCGGTCTTGCCGACGCCGGCTTCACCGACCAACAGCGGATTGTTCTTGCGCCGGCGGCACAGGATCTGGATCACGCGCTCGACCTCGTACTCGCGGCCGATCAGCGGATCGATCTTGCCTTCCTTGGCCAACTGATTCAGATTCTGAGTGAACTGTTCGAGTGGCGAAGCCTTCTCGTTCTTTTCACTCCCGCCCTCTTCGCTCTCGCTCGAAGACGATTCGCCCGCGCCCTTGGCGGCTTCCGGCGGATCGCTCTTTTTAATGCCATGAGCGATGAAATTCACGACGTCGAGGCGCGTGACGCCTTGCTGGTGCAAGTAGTACACGGCGTGCGAATCCTTCTCGCCGAAGATCGCAACCAGCACGTTGGCGCCGGTGACTTCCTTCTTGCCGTTGCCGGTGGATTGCACGTGCATGATCGCGCGCTGAATCACGCGTTGGAAACCCAGTGTGGGCTGCGTGTCGACATCGTCGGTACCAGCCACCTGCGGGGTGTTGTCCTTGATGAAGTTGGTGAGCGACGCGCGCAGGTCGTCGACGTTTGCCGAGCAGGCTCGCAAAACTTCTGCGGCGCTCGGGTTGTCCAGCAAAGCGAGCAACAAGTGCTCTACGGTGATGAACTCGTGGCGCTGCTGCCGTGCCTCGACAAAGGCCATGTGCAAGCTGACTTCCAGTTCCTGGGCAATCATGTGATTTCCTTTTGCCTTGCTGTAAATAAAAACTCAGATGGGTTGGAGCGTACCGAAATCAACAGGTTCATTGCGTTCATTCGATAGGCTCACTCACACATTGCAACGGATGGCCGGCCTGATGGGCCGCCTCCATTACCTGATTTACTTTGGTGGCCGCCATGTCGCGGGAATAAACCCCGCAAACGCCGCGGCCGTCCAAATGGATCTTCAGCATGATCTGGGTGGCCGTTTCGCGGTCCTTGCTGAAGAACTCCTGAATCACGACGATGACGAACTCCATCGGGGTGTAGTCGTCGTTCAGCATGACCACCTGGTACATCTGAGGAGGTGCTGTTTTCTGCGGTCGACGCTCGAGGACGACCGAGTCGCCATCGTCCCGCCGCGGCTTCTGGGCCGGCGGTGTCTTGGGGGTCGAGGGAATTCTGGTTGCCATGAAAAATGATTCTATAGAGCGTGCAAGCGGCGTGCCGGGGTGAGAGGAATTGGTGGCAGCTTGCCGACAAATCAAGGCTTCGGTAGCGTGAACGCTTCAGGGTCACTACAAAAAAGCCCGGAGCCATACGCCGAGACGGTGTCGCGAAGGTGAGAGTTGGATGAAGGCGCACTACACGGTGACCTTTCGGCAAGAAGTGGCGACGTAGCGACAGTGCGTTTTCGGCCGGCTGAATAGCCTTAGAATTTTAGATGCAACCGGAGGAGGCGCGGGTCGCTGTCAACCGCATGCCCAACGGCATCGTTGTTGACTGACCTTCTGCTGGCCGGGAGGCGTTTTAAAATCAATCCACTGAGGAATCCGTAATGAGCAAAGTTCTCGCAGTCATGATCGCCGGCCTGTTCGCAGCCGGTGCCTACGCCCAAGCCACGAAGCCAGGCGAACTCGACCCCACGGCCCAGGGCAAGTCTGCTGCCAAAGCAGAAGCCAAGGTCGCTGCGCGTCCTGCTGGCATGGTCAAGGCGCCAGGCGGCGACGAACCCAAGACGGCCGAAGGCGGCGCCATCGGTACCGGCAAGGCAGCCGCTGCAGGTGAAGCCCGCGCCGAAACGCGCGATGCACGTCGTCGCAACAAGGACGGCAGCCTGAAGCGCCGCAGCACGCAGGGCGGCACGCCCAACTAATTCGGCACCCCGCCGGATTGAAAGAAGCGCTCCTAGGGCGCTTTTTTTTCGCGTGGGCTGTGAGCAAACGTGTCAACCGCTACGCATGGCATTCGTTGAACGTGGGTCCTTCCACAGGGGGAGGGTTCTTAAATCAACGATTCACAGGATTTCTCATGAACAAGCTGCTTGCCGTTCTCGTCGCCGGTCTCTTTTCTGCTGGCGCATTTGCCCAGGCTCCCGCTCACGTCACCGTTCCGATGGCGCATGTCCACACAGTGGCGCACGCGCCGGTGCATCACATGAAGAAGCACAAGGTGATGGCTCGTCATTACCACCACCGCAAGGCCGTTCGCCGCCACGCGATGTAAGCCTCACCGCTTGCCGACGATGCCCGCGCCTGCGGGCATTTTTGTTTGCGCCGAGAATTGCGCCTTCGCGTTTTGAAAGTCCCTGTTCATGTTCCAGCGTTTCGTCGCCTTGCCCGCGCTGTCTGCCTTCATGGCGCTGTTCTTTGCTCTGCCTGCCCAGGCACAAGAGCCGCAACTGGACCTCCGGCGCGTCAAGCTCACGGCCGGCATGTACCAGATAGACACACAGTTGGCGATGACGCCTCAACAGCGCGAGGTCGGCCTGATGTTCCGCAAGGAAATGCCCCAGGCGGAAGGCATGCTGTTCATTTTCGAGCAACCAGCGACGCAGTGCTTCTGGATGAAGAACACGATCTTGCCGCTGACCGCGGCATTCGTTGCCGATGACGGGCGCATCGTCAACCTGGCGGACATGAAGCCGCAGACCGAAGACTCGCATTGCTCAGAAGAACCGGTCCGATACGTTCTTGAGATGAACCAAGGCTGGTTCGTCAAAAAGAACCTGAAGAAAGGAAACAAGCTCGCTGGAGCACCGTTCGAAATGCAGCGTTGATCGGCGGTGCCACCAACTCGACGCCCAAAAAAAAAGCCGACCCGCGAGTCGGCTTTTTACTGTCTCCGCAGAGTACCGGCTTAGCCGAAGTTCTTTGCTGCGAAGTCCCAGTTCGCCAGCTTTGCCAGGAACGTCTCGACGAATTTTGGGCGCAGGTTGCGGTAGTCGATGTAATAGGCATGTTCCCATACATCGACCGTCAGAAGAGCCGTGTCCGCAGTGGTCAGCGGTGTGCCGGCAGCGCCGGTATTGACGATGTCGACCGAGCCATCAGGCTTTTTCACAAGCCACGTCCAGCCTGAACCGAAGTTGCCGACAGCTGACTTCACGAAGGCTTCCTTGAAAGCGTCGTAGCCGCCCCACTTGGCATCGATGGCTTTTGCCAAAGCGCCGGTGGGGGTGCCGCCGCCCTGTGGCTTCATGCAGCTCCAGAAAAACGTGTGGTTCCAGACCTGGGCCGAGTTGTTGTAGACGCCGCCGCTCGACTTCTTGATGATCTCTTCGAGCGTCATGCTCTCGAATTCGGTGCCCTTTTGCAGGTTGTTCAGGTTCACGACGTAGGCGTTGTGATGCTTGCCGTAGTGATACTCGAACGTTTCTTTTGAGTATTCCGGAGCCAATGCGTCCATTGGGTACGGCAGGGGTGGCAGAACGTGTTCCATGTTTTTTTCTCGCGGGTTGGTTGTGGGATAAAGCATTCTAGAAAGGAATTACAACGGTGGTGTCGGACGCGTTCCCGTTGCCCGCACGCCCGTCACGGCAAGGTCGACGGCGCCATCGGCAAGTCGTGCCTCAACCGCGTCCTCCACGTGGAGCTGCGAGACGCTCGTGACGGCGCGGCCATCCGTGTCGGTGAGCCATGCATAGCCGCGCTGCAGCACCAGC from Variovorax sp. PAMC28562 includes these protein-coding regions:
- a CDS encoding response regulator transcription factor produces the protein MMRIALLEDELPQMQLLVATLETMTVAGYENTSCEQFTDGEMLRTALRTDSFDLLILDWNVPGLDGLELLRWLRDYRRLTVPVIMLSARGAERDVAEALSAGANDYVIKPFRPIELVARVKRFRTPQETAKGWVETIGEWKFFHESATVIRAGLPPQLFTLSEREFSLAIALFRNLGRVVSRFYLLEATNQDARSSSTRILDNQIFKVRRKLSLETNGLQLQTIYGQGYRLAPSHAAEPDADS
- a CDS encoding FHA domain-containing protein — its product is MKRSLIQLDHGLSKLTILPSNNVVIGRDSVCDVVVYDERVSRQHVRIAMSRYTSGILDLSSRNGLYVNGFKVKAGQLRHLDVIRIGNTRFRFFETAPVGPDSALALMQST
- the sbcB gene encoding exodeoxyribonuclease I, with protein sequence MSHTFLWHDYETFGAVPRRDRPSQFAAIRTDAELNEIGEPLMIYCKPAPDYLPSPEACLITGITPQLCLERGIAEHEFAAQIERAFAQPGTVGVGYNTIRFDDEVTRFMFWRNLIDPYAREWQNDCGRWDLLDVVRLTWALRPDGIEWPKKEDGKPSFKLGDLARANGLLHEAAHDALSDVRATIALARLIRDKQPKLFEFAFSLHKKDRVARELGLPSTRDTAKPFLHVSGMFPTERGCLAVMWPLASHPTNKNELIAWDLAYDPAELRDLDVETLRLRLFTRTADLPEGVVRLPVKGIHLNKSPMVVGAIRTLSPAMAERWGIDLEAASRNAEIARGLPDMSAIWPQVYARPKEATPDVDEDLYGGFVGDADRRRLLRVRGLSPADLARERVGFDDARLEEIVFRYRARNWPETLTAEETERWEAHRAARLLEGEGGARSVDMLFTEIDALSESADERGEELLGALYEYAEAIVPER
- the cls gene encoding cardiolipin synthase; translation: MILPELSQEWKTGLSFAWSGYIAVLSIWIVMQKRAPVSTMSWILSLALLPFAGFVIYYFLGPQRLKKQRLKRLRIRASANATADLALLREARQHAPPALRQMAGLGTATCGLPVSSATDVELLSGGARTFDAIFEAIRNARDHVHLEYYIFEPDTIGTALRDLLVHKAQQGVVVRLLLDALGSKRIGHKFMAPMHAAGVKVALFHDTRIGRRLRPVINYRTHRKIVVCDGFTGFTGGVNITDEEDKRTRADAYHDVHLRIEGSAVRWLQTTFLEDWTYATGEDPRDMDDTLPHLLPRAEAGDIPVQIVTSGPDSPLEAIHRMHVSAINSANERAWLTTPYFVPGEPALMALTSAALRGVDVRLLVPRRSDSLVVSAAARSYFDELIAAGVKVWEYKARMLHSKTLLVDDNCAMIGTANFDNRSFRLNFEVMAVVYGPALAKPLAAQFETDLHSSAAVRARRHQTFHGRLWEAVARLFSPLL
- the clpA gene encoding ATP-dependent Clp protease ATP-binding subunit ClpA — its product is MIAQELEVSLHMAFVEARQQRHEFITVEHLLLALLDNPSAAEVLRACSANVDDLRASLTNFIKDNTPQVAGTDDVDTQPTLGFQRVIQRAIMHVQSTGNGKKEVTGANVLVAIFGEKDSHAVYYLHQQGVTRLDVVNFIAHGIKKSDPPEAAKGAGESSSSESEEGGSEKNEKASPLEQFTQNLNQLAKEGKIDPLIGREYEVERVIQILCRRRKNNPLLVGEAGVGKTAIAEGLAWRITQNEVPEILAEAQVYSLDMGALLAGTKYRGDFEQRLKGVLKSLKDKPNAILFIDEIHTLIGAGAASGGTLDASNLLKPALSSGQLKCIGATTFTEYRGIFEKDAALSRRFQKVDVVEPTVQETVDILKGLKSRFEEHHGVKYAVAALQAAAELSAKYINDRHLPDKAIDVIDEAGAAQRILPPSKRKKTITKTEVEDIVAKIARIPPANVSNDDRGKLQTIERDLKSVVFGQDKALEVLASAVKMARSGLGRADKPIGSFLFSGPTGVGKTEAAKQLAYIMGIELIRFDMSEYMERHAVSRLIGAPPGYVGFDQGGLLTEAVTKKPHSVLLLDEIEKAHPDIYNVLLQVMDHGTLTDNNGRKADFRNVIIVMTTNAGAETMNKATIGFTNPRQAGDEMADIKRLFTPEFRNRLDATVSFKALDEIVILRVVDKFLLQLEQQLTEKKVDVTFSDALRKHLAKKGFDPLMGARPMQRLIQDTIRRALADELLFGRLIDGGRLSVDVDDKGEVLLDIQPLSKKEGKSKPEAEETAAG
- the clpS gene encoding ATP-dependent Clp protease adapter ClpS yields the protein MATRIPSTPKTPPAQKPRRDDGDSVVLERRPQKTAPPQMYQVVMLNDDYTPMEFVIVVIQEFFSKDRETATQIMLKIHLDGRGVCGVYSRDMAATKVNQVMEAAHQAGHPLQCVSEPIE
- a CDS encoding cell envelope biogenesis protein TolA: MSKVLAVMIAGLFAAGAYAQATKPGELDPTAQGKSAAKAEAKVAARPAGMVKAPGGDEPKTAEGGAIGTGKAAAAGEARAETRDARRRNKDGSLKRRSTQGGTPN
- a CDS encoding DUF192 domain-containing protein — protein: MALFFALPAQAQEPQLDLRRVKLTAGMYQIDTQLAMTPQQREVGLMFRKEMPQAEGMLFIFEQPATQCFWMKNTILPLTAAFVADDGRIVNLADMKPQTEDSHCSEEPVRYVLEMNQGWFVKKNLKKGNKLAGAPFEMQR
- a CDS encoding superoxide dismutase gives rise to the protein MEHVLPPLPYPMDALAPEYSKETFEYHYGKHHNAYVVNLNNLQKGTEFESMTLEEIIKKSSGGVYNNSAQVWNHTFFWSCMKPQGGGTPTGALAKAIDAKWGGYDAFKEAFVKSAVGNFGSGWTWLVKKPDGSVDIVNTGAAGTPLTTADTALLTVDVWEHAYYIDYRNLRPKFVETFLAKLANWDFAAKNFG